GTTGGCTTTCGGGTGACGCACGGCCTTTCGGAGCGTGTGATTTACCGTGAGCTGTTCCCGTCCGGTCTGACGCTGCTGGACAAGGGCCATCTGGGTGAGCTCGGCACCAGTCATCTGATCGCGCGTCAGGAATTGCGTGCCTTGCTTAAAGCGCTGCATTTGCCTGAAATTCCTCGCCGTGAGCCCGGTTTGGCGTTAGGATAACATCATGCTTCGCATCGCAATCATACTTGCTATAATCTGCATTCTTTTCCGGTGGGCATTTGGCAAATGGCCGTGGCAAGGCCTTGGCGGCAAATCGACCCGCAGTCAGGCGATCTTTCGTGCCCGCAAATTGTTGGGCGTGGAACAAGGGGCCAGCCGGCAGCAGATTCTGGCCGCGCATAAGCGGCTGATCTCTATGGTTCATCCGGATAAGGGCGGCAGCAATGCCGCCGTTCACGAAGCGAATGATGCGCGCGATCTCTTGCTCGATGAACTGCCCGATCGCGGCGCAGATATTGGCAATGACGGTCCATCGCAGGATTGACACATTTGCCGTGCAATGGCGCCCAATAACGATGATGAAAATCACAGGAATACCTACTCAATGACCCATACATTCGATTCCACCGTCCTGCGCGAATATGACATTCGCGGGATCATCGGCGAGACGCTTGGCCCTGATGATGCGCGCGCGATCGGGCGCAGTTTCGGAACATTGCTTACGCGGGCCGGCGGCAAGACAGTGGCTGTCGGATATGATGGCCGCGTCAGCTCACCGATGCTCGAACATGCTTTGATTGAGGGGCTTACCGCGAGCGGCTGCGATGTGGTCCGGATCGGTCTGAGCGCGACCCCGATGCTGTATTACGCCGAGGCTTCAAGCGAAGAGGTGGATGGCGGCATTCAGATAACTGGCAGCCACAATCCCCCCAATTACAACGGCTTCAAAATGGTATTTCAGGGGCGTCCTTTTTTCGGCGCCGATATCCAGAAGCTCGGGGAAATCGCAGCAGCGGGAGACTGGGCTGACGGTGCCGGTGAGGTCAGCACGCGCGACATCATGGGCGAGTATGTCGAGCGCATGCTCGAAGGCCTCTCCGGGATCGACAACAGCGCTCTTAGCGGTCTCAAAGTCGGCTGGGACGCTGGCAACGGTTCTGCCGGCCCCGCTCTCGAAGCGCTCGCTGCCAAGCTCCCCGGGGAGCACCACCTGCTGTTTACCGACGTTGACGGGCATTTTCCAAACCACCATCCTGATCCGACTGTGGAGGCCAATCTGGCCGATCTGCGCGCTCTGGTCGCGGAGAAGAACCTCGATTTCGGAGTGGCTTTTGACGGTGATGGCGACCGGATCGGTGCGATTGACGGCACTGGCCGTGTGATCTGGGGTGATCAATTGCTGATGATCTATGCCGAGGATGTGCTCTCTTCAGAAGGCGGAAAGCATCAGGGCGCCACGATTATCGCGGATGTGAAGGCCAGCCGCGCGCTGTTCGATTCCGTTGCGCAGAACGGCGGCAAGCCACTTATGTGGAAGACGGGCCACTCGCTAATTAAGTCCAAAATGAAGGAAACAGGTTCGCCGCTCGCCGGTGAGATGAGCGGCCACGTGTTCTTTGCCGACACCTATTACGGGTTTGACGACGCACTTTACGCAGGCGTCCGCCTGCTCGCGGCGTCGGCGCGGCTTGGCAAATCGGTGACCGAGCTGCGTTCGGCGATGCCGGATATGCTCAACACACCGGAAATGCGGTTTCAGGTGGATGAGGTTCGTAAGTTCCCCGCAATTGCGGAAATCAGCGAGCGTCTCACCACCAGTCCCGGCCCCGAAGTGGAAGAGGTCAATGCGACCGACGGTGTTCGCGTGAATACCAAGGACGGCTGGTGGCTCCTGCGTGCTTCCAACACGCAAGACGTGCTGGTCGCCCGCGCGGAAAGCGACACGGAAGAGGGGCTCACGCGTCTGCTGGCCCAGATTGACGAGCAGCTAGAATTGTCTGGTCTTGAGCGCGGGGAGAGCGTTGGTCATTAACTCCACATCCGGGCGCGGAAATGGCGATTGGCCGTGGTCCGCGCTTGGAATACTTCAGACCAGCGATAAGGACGCAATCCACGCGGCCTATGCGGCCAAGCGTGCCGAACTCGATGCGCAGGCGATGCGCATCTCTGCCTTTGCCGAACTGACCGAGGCGCGCGAGAAGGCGCTCTTTCTTGCGTCGGAGATACTGCGTGAGGAAGCGC
This region of Erythrobacter sp. F6033 genomic DNA includes:
- a CDS encoding J domain-containing protein produces the protein MLRIAIILAIICILFRWAFGKWPWQGLGGKSTRSQAIFRARKLLGVEQGASRQQILAAHKRLISMVHPDKGGSNAAVHEANDARDLLLDELPDRGADIGNDGPSQD
- a CDS encoding phosphomannomutase/phosphoglucomutase, which produces MTHTFDSTVLREYDIRGIIGETLGPDDARAIGRSFGTLLTRAGGKTVAVGYDGRVSSPMLEHALIEGLTASGCDVVRIGLSATPMLYYAEASSEEVDGGIQITGSHNPPNYNGFKMVFQGRPFFGADIQKLGEIAAAGDWADGAGEVSTRDIMGEYVERMLEGLSGIDNSALSGLKVGWDAGNGSAGPALEALAAKLPGEHHLLFTDVDGHFPNHHPDPTVEANLADLRALVAEKNLDFGVAFDGDGDRIGAIDGTGRVIWGDQLLMIYAEDVLSSEGGKHQGATIIADVKASRALFDSVAQNGGKPLMWKTGHSLIKSKMKETGSPLAGEMSGHVFFADTYYGFDDALYAGVRLLAASARLGKSVTELRSAMPDMLNTPEMRFQVDEVRKFPAIAEISERLTTSPGPEVEEVNATDGVRVNTKDGWWLLRASNTQDVLVARAESDTEEGLTRLLAQIDEQLELSGLERGESVGH